A section of the Flavobacterium ardleyense genome encodes:
- a CDS encoding urocanate hydratase: protein MTFKEQIQQGIPSVLPQPQAYDTTVNHAPKRKDILSPDEKKLAVKNALRYFEPKEHAELAVEFLNELNTYGRIYMYRLRPDYKMYARPIEEYPGKSEQAKAIMLMIQNNLDYAVAQHPHELITYGGNGAVFQNWAQYLLTMKYLSEMTDEQTLTMYSGHPMGLYPSHKNAPRVVVTNGMMIPNYSQPDDWEKFNALGVTQYGQMTAGSFMYIGPQGIVHGTTITVLNAGRKIAKNGEDLAGKLFLTAGLGGMSGAQPKAGNIAGCITVCAEVNPKAVATRHEQGWVDEVIDDLDALVARIKKAKENKEVVSIAFLGNIVSVWEKLDEANIFIDLGSDQTSLHNPWAGGYYPIDISFEDAKQMMAENPEQFKIEVQKTLRRHADAVNKHTAKGTYFFDYGNAFLLECSRAGADIMAENGIDFKYPSYVQDILGPMCFDYGFGPFRWVCASGKPSDLALTDKIAREVLEEMAATAPAEIQQQMEDNIKWIKSAEENKMVVGSQARILYADSDGRVKIAAAFNKAIGEGKLGTVVLGRDHHDVSGTDSPFRETSNIYDGSRFTADMAIQNVIGDSFRGATWVSIHNGGGVGWGEVINGGFGMVLDGSDEADKRLRSMLFWDVNNGISRRSWARNDEAIFAIKRAMESEPLLKVTIPNLVDESILKF from the coding sequence ATGACTTTTAAAGAACAGATTCAACAAGGAATTCCATCGGTTTTACCACAACCGCAGGCATACGACACTACGGTAAATCACGCTCCAAAGCGAAAAGATATTTTATCTCCGGACGAAAAAAAATTAGCAGTTAAAAATGCACTCAGATATTTTGAACCAAAAGAGCACGCAGAATTAGCAGTTGAATTCCTGAATGAACTAAATACTTACGGCCGAATCTATATGTACAGACTTCGACCAGATTACAAAATGTACGCAAGACCAATTGAAGAGTATCCTGGAAAATCTGAACAAGCAAAAGCAATTATGCTAATGATTCAGAATAATCTTGATTACGCGGTTGCACAACATCCACACGAATTGATTACTTACGGTGGAAACGGAGCTGTTTTTCAAAACTGGGCTCAGTATCTTTTAACCATGAAATATTTATCAGAAATGACCGATGAGCAAACGCTCACGATGTATTCTGGTCACCCAATGGGATTGTATCCTTCTCACAAAAATGCGCCGAGAGTTGTGGTAACAAACGGAATGATGATTCCAAATTACTCTCAACCGGACGATTGGGAAAAATTCAACGCACTTGGTGTAACTCAATATGGTCAAATGACCGCTGGAAGTTTTATGTACATTGGCCCTCAAGGAATCGTACACGGAACGACAATCACAGTTTTGAATGCTGGAAGAAAAATTGCTAAAAACGGCGAAGATTTAGCTGGAAAACTTTTCCTTACCGCTGGACTTGGCGGAATGAGCGGTGCTCAACCAAAGGCAGGAAATATCGCGGGCTGTATTACGGTTTGTGCCGAAGTAAATCCAAAAGCAGTTGCTACAAGACACGAACAAGGTTGGGTGGACGAAGTTATTGACGATTTGGATGCCTTGGTTGCGCGAATCAAAAAAGCAAAAGAAAATAAAGAAGTTGTATCAATCGCTTTCCTTGGAAATATCGTATCTGTTTGGGAAAAGCTTGATGAAGCCAATATATTTATAGATTTAGGAAGTGATCAGACTTCACTTCACAATCCTTGGGCGGGAGGTTATTACCCAATTGACATTAGCTTTGAAGATGCTAAACAAATGATGGCAGAAAATCCTGAGCAATTCAAAATTGAAGTTCAGAAAACATTAAGACGCCACGCAGATGCGGTGAATAAACACACGGCAAAAGGAACTTATTTCTTTGATTACGGAAATGCTTTCCTATTAGAATGTTCTCGTGCAGGCGCTGATATAATGGCTGAAAATGGAATTGATTTTAAATATCCTAGTTACGTTCAGGATATTTTAGGACCAATGTGTTTCGATTATGGATTCGGACCCTTTAGATGGGTTTGTGCATCAGGAAAACCAAGTGATCTTGCACTTACAGATAAGATTGCTAGGGAAGTTTTGGAAGAAATGGCTGCGACTGCTCCAGCGGAGATTCAGCAGCAAATGGAGGACAATATCAAGTGGATCAAAAGCGCCGAAGAGAATAAAATGGTGGTTGGATCTCAAGCTAGAATTCTTTACGCTGATTCTGATGGTCGTGTAAAAATTGCTGCAGCTTTCAACAAAGCAATTGGCGAAGGCAAACTAGGAACTGTTGTATTAGGTCGTGATCACCACGATGTTTCGGGTACTGACTCTCCTTTTAGAGAGACTTCAAACATTTATGATGGATCTCGTTTTACCGCAGATATGGCTATCCAAAACGTAATTGGAGATAGTTTCCGCGGCGCAACGTGGGTTTCTATTCACAATGGTGGTGGCGTAGGCTGGGGAGAGGTAATTAACGGTGGTTTCGGTATGGTTCTTGATGGTTCTGACGAAGCAGATAAACGATTGAGGTCTATGCTGTTCTGGGATGTAAACAACGGAATTTCCCGTCGTTCTTGGGCTCGAAATGATGAAGCTATTTTTGCCATAAAACGCGCAATGGAATCTGAGCCGCTACTTAAAGTTACTATTCCAAATCTTGTAGACGAATCTATATTGAAATTTTAA
- a CDS encoding glucosaminidase domain-containing protein, whose protein sequence is MTRTIFILLFSMLLFSCGASKSKKKSSSKKHKTTKTVTRKPAVRKPTAVVSKPTTTTSPSTPEVLTATSNVRVTTEIVNSYISTYRGIAQSNMREYGIPASIIIAQGILESGSGTGTLCTNANNHFGIKCHTGWEGPSVKHDDDSEQECFRKYNHPAESYRDHALFLTGRARYNSLFSLKKDDYKAWARGLKNAGYATDPKYPDKLISLIERYRLDRYDAEVMDSKYNPNDYASNDDSYYEVQKGDTLYSISKKFNISIESLRIKNKIIDNAISIGQSLKIK, encoded by the coding sequence ATGACTAGAACTATTTTTATTTTACTGTTCAGTATGCTTTTATTTAGCTGCGGCGCGAGTAAGTCTAAGAAAAAATCTTCATCCAAAAAGCACAAAACAACAAAAACGGTCACACGAAAACCTGCAGTTAGAAAACCTACAGCAGTGGTGTCCAAACCCACCACTACAACTTCTCCTTCAACTCCCGAAGTATTAACGGCAACCTCAAATGTAAGAGTAACTACCGAGATTGTGAATTCCTATATTTCTACTTATAGAGGAATCGCGCAAAGCAATATGCGCGAATACGGAATCCCGGCAAGTATAATTATAGCACAAGGAATTTTAGAGTCGGGATCCGGCACAGGAACGTTGTGCACAAATGCTAATAATCATTTTGGAATAAAATGCCATACCGGATGGGAAGGACCAAGTGTGAAGCATGACGATGATAGCGAGCAAGAATGCTTTAGAAAATATAATCATCCAGCAGAATCATATCGCGATCACGCTCTATTTTTGACTGGTCGTGCAAGATATAATTCACTTTTCTCATTAAAGAAAGATGATTATAAAGCTTGGGCAAGAGGATTAAAAAACGCTGGTTATGCTACAGATCCAAAATATCCAGACAAGTTAATTAGCTTGATTGAACGTTACAGGCTTGATAGATATGATGCAGAAGTTATGGATAGCAAATATAATCCAAATGACTACGCTAGTAACGACGATAGTTATTACGAAGTTCAAAAAGGTGACACTTTGTATTCTATTTCAAAAAAATTTAATATTAGTATCGAAAGTCTTCGTATTAAGAATAAAATTATAGACAATGCCATTTCTATTGGCCAATCATTAAAG
- a CDS encoding DUF4136 domain-containing protein — MKTFKLLPLLLLFILGSCSSVRVAQDFDKNVDFTNYKSFAFFKAGIDKVEISDLDKKRILRAIEQEMTAKGFTKSETPDVLVNIFTKSSEQVNVNNYNSGIGFGYGYGFGYNPWMYGAQSYVSTSTEGTLYIDLIDAKKKELIWQGEGTGVLTQNTGDKEKRIQEFVAKILSQYPPQKK; from the coding sequence ATGAAGACTTTCAAACTACTACCACTACTTCTACTCTTTATTTTGGGATCTTGTAGCTCTGTAAGAGTTGCACAAGATTTTGATAAAAATGTAGATTTTACAAATTATAAATCATTCGCATTCTTCAAAGCAGGAATTGATAAAGTAGAAATATCAGATCTTGACAAGAAAAGGATTTTACGTGCCATCGAGCAAGAAATGACCGCTAAAGGTTTTACTAAAAGTGAGACGCCTGATGTTCTTGTAAATATTTTTACAAAATCGAGCGAACAAGTTAATGTAAATAATTACAATAGCGGAATCGGTTTTGGATATGGCTACGGTTTTGGCTACAATCCTTGGATGTACGGAGCGCAATCTTACGTTAGCACATCAACTGAAGGAACATTGTATATCGACTTAATTGATGCGAAGAAAAAAGAATTGATTTGGCAAGGAGAAGGAACAGGAGTTTTGACTCAAAATACTGGAGACAAAGAAAAACGTATTCAGGAATTTGTTGCAAAAATCCTTTCGCAATATCCACCACAGAAGAAATAA
- a CDS encoding tRNA dihydrouridine synthase, whose protein sequence is MQSNSDYGSYTLLSSPLQGFTDFRFRNAFNHYFGGIDTFYSPYIRLNGKLKIKQSYENDILPENNTTLEVIPQIITNDGEEFLFVAKYVQSLGYKELNWNLGCPYPMVAKSGMGSGLICNTPKINEILDRAHNETDILVSMKMRMGYDNASEILDTFPILDKYPLKNIAIHARIGKQLYKGPVDLDAFEKCLSGTKHKLYYNGDITSVAAFKKIEERFPSIDHFMIGRGIIADPFLPSMIKNNTTEYPENRWSIFSDFHDTIYQQYDEYLSGPTPIQMKMLGFWEYFSETTSNPHKTYKAIKKATNSFKYKQAVGEIFANEMKVEKSVRR, encoded by the coding sequence TTGCAATCTAATTCAGACTATGGCTCTTATACCCTACTTTCCTCTCCTTTACAAGGCTTTACGGATTTCAGATTCAGAAATGCTTTCAATCATTACTTCGGTGGGATCGACACTTTCTATTCTCCCTATATTCGACTAAACGGAAAGTTGAAAATTAAGCAATCGTATGAGAATGACATTTTGCCAGAAAATAACACTACCCTTGAAGTTATACCGCAAATTATCACCAACGATGGGGAAGAGTTTTTGTTTGTGGCAAAATATGTTCAGAGTTTAGGATATAAAGAACTGAATTGGAATTTAGGATGCCCTTATCCGATGGTAGCCAAATCTGGAATGGGCTCTGGATTAATATGCAATACGCCAAAAATCAATGAAATTTTGGATAGAGCTCATAACGAAACTGATATTTTGGTTTCGATGAAAATGAGAATGGGCTATGATAATGCTTCAGAAATTCTAGATACATTTCCAATTTTAGATAAATATCCCTTAAAGAATATCGCAATTCACGCCCGAATTGGAAAACAACTTTATAAAGGTCCAGTAGATTTGGATGCATTTGAAAAATGTTTAAGCGGAACAAAACATAAATTATATTATAACGGTGATATAACGAGTGTAGCGGCATTTAAAAAAATTGAAGAGAGATTTCCATCAATTGACCACTTTATGATAGGACGCGGTATTATTGCAGATCCTTTCTTGCCAAGCATGATAAAAAATAACACGACTGAATATCCTGAGAACCGCTGGTCTATTTTTTCTGATTTTCACGATACTATTTATCAGCAATACGACGAATATTTAAGCGGACCAACGCCAATTCAAATGAAGATGCTTGGCTTTTGGGAGTACTTTTCGGAAACTACTTCCAATCCTCATAAAACCTATAAAGCGATCAAAAAAGCCACAAATTCTTTTAAGTACAAGCAAGCGGTTGGGGAGATTTTTGCTAATGAAATGAAAGTTGAGAAGAGTGTTAGGAGATAG
- a CDS encoding DUF5522 domain-containing protein yields the protein MDKQDKEKKIAPEADYYLTPEGYKCFTEAHHLKRGYCCKNGCRHCPYGFNKKTGLNDLNKNNK from the coding sequence ATGGACAAGCAAGATAAAGAAAAAAAAATTGCGCCCGAAGCAGATTATTATTTAACGCCCGAAGGTTACAAATGTTTTACGGAAGCTCATCATCTCAAGCGCGGCTATTGCTGCAAAAACGGCTGTAGACATTGTCCTTACGGCTTTAATAAAAAGACAGGTTTGAACGATTTGAATAAAAATAATAAATAG
- a CDS encoding DUF2683 family protein — MATDKLFIAHPTTNEQIDALKAFAKKIKIDFEVTAKGDSIYFYEELQSSLNQVQEIISGTLPKESAKDFLNEL; from the coding sequence ATGGCGACTGATAAATTATTTATTGCACATCCAACTACTAATGAGCAAATAGATGCGCTAAAAGCTTTTGCAAAAAAAATCAAGATTGATTTTGAAGTTACTGCTAAAGGAGATTCCATTTATTTTTACGAAGAATTGCAAAGTAGCCTAAATCAGGTTCAAGAAATTATAAGTGGAACGCTTCCTAAAGAGTCTGCTAAAGATTTTTTGAATGAGTTATGA
- a CDS encoding 1-aminocyclopropane-1-carboxylate deaminase/D-cysteine desulfhydrase — MNQKIPISFPNNITVEIKREDLLHPFISGNKFRKLKYNILEAQNLEKKTLLTFGGAFSNHIAAVAAAGEKYGIETIGIIRGEELIKKIDANPTLTFAQNCGMKFEFWTRELYRQKDSQDVLKKLYEKYPSAYILPEGGTNQLAIKGCEEILSREDAKFDYICCAVGTGGTISGLINSSFSDQKVLGFPVVRDLDLGEIVAEATNNRRWNLICEYHFGGYAKINAELVHFINDFKNKTKIQLDPVYTAKMVFGVVDLINKNYFESNSRILLIHTGGLQGISGMNNFLRNKQLPIIQYND, encoded by the coding sequence ATGAATCAAAAAATCCCTATTTCTTTTCCTAATAATATTACCGTCGAAATAAAGCGTGAAGATTTGCTACATCCGTTTATTTCTGGAAATAAATTTAGAAAACTTAAATACAATATTCTTGAAGCTCAAAATTTAGAAAAGAAGACACTTCTTACTTTCGGTGGTGCCTTTTCCAATCATATTGCTGCAGTTGCGGCGGCAGGCGAGAAGTATGGTATTGAAACAATTGGTATTATTCGTGGAGAGGAATTAATTAAGAAAATTGATGCAAATCCAACTTTGACTTTTGCGCAAAATTGCGGAATGAAATTCGAATTTTGGACTCGCGAGCTATATCGGCAGAAAGATAGTCAGGATGTTCTTAAAAAACTTTACGAAAAGTACCCATCTGCATATATTTTGCCGGAAGGCGGTACAAATCAGTTAGCTATAAAAGGTTGTGAGGAAATCCTCAGCCGAGAAGATGCAAAATTTGATTATATTTGTTGCGCAGTGGGCACAGGCGGTACAATTTCGGGCTTGATTAATAGTAGTTTTTCAGATCAAAAAGTTTTAGGATTTCCTGTAGTGCGAGATCTGGATCTTGGAGAGATTGTTGCTGAAGCGACAAATAATAGGAGATGGAATTTGATTTGCGAGTACCATTTTGGCGGTTATGCTAAAATAAATGCCGAATTAGTTCACTTTATCAACGATTTTAAAAATAAAACTAAAATTCAATTAGACCCTGTTTATACTGCAAAGATGGTTTTTGGCGTTGTAGATCTTATTAATAAGAATTACTTCGAATCAAATTCTAGAATTTTGCTTATTCACACTGGAGGTCTGCAAGGTATTTCTGGAATGAATAATTTTTTAAGAAACAAACAACTCCCTATAATTCAATATAATGACTAG
- a CDS encoding type II toxin-antitoxin system RelE/ParE family toxin, which produces MQRKVVLSKTAKKKLDALFVYLIEEWSLQVKDNLVKKIDRCIDIIKEQPEVFPESTIRKGLRKCVVTKQTTLFYKADSKTITIVTIFDTRSNPDKLFKDLENI; this is translated from the coding sequence ATGCAGCGAAAGGTCGTACTATCAAAAACGGCAAAAAAAAAGTTAGATGCTCTTTTTGTGTATTTGATTGAGGAATGGTCACTTCAGGTAAAAGATAATTTAGTAAAGAAAATCGACCGCTGCATTGATATAATAAAAGAACAGCCTGAGGTTTTTCCCGAATCTACAATAAGAAAAGGATTAAGAAAATGCGTCGTGACTAAGCAGACTACACTATTCTATAAAGCAGATTCTAAAACTATAACGATCGTGACAATCTTTGACACTAGATCAAATCCCGATAAACTATTTAAAGATCTTGAGAATATTTAA
- a CDS encoding branched-chain amino acid aminotransferase, which produces MAYSIKKTITEKSAVGEVDFDNLSMGKRYTDHMFVADYENGEWKNLRIEPLAPIATHPATMALHYGQAIFEGMKATIGKDGKAVIFRPEQNAKRFNLSAQRIGMPTVSEDLFVQALKEFVAIENEWVPKAEGSALYLRPFMYADEHFIGMRAATNYKFIIIASPAGKYFSKPIKLYAETKYVRAVNGGTGEAKVAGNYAAAILPTELAKKKGYDQVLWLDPHNFEYVQEAGTMNIFFKIAGKFITPDLNGSILAGITRLSCIELLRDKGYEVEERPISISEIMEASENGTLEEAFGAGTAVGIALVSEIGYKDKTIKFPAENPVATDVNNTMNAIKMGTAEDKFGWMVAAE; this is translated from the coding sequence ATGGCTTATTCAATAAAAAAGACAATTACAGAAAAATCAGCGGTAGGAGAAGTGGATTTTGACAACCTTTCGATGGGAAAAAGATATACGGATCATATGTTTGTTGCAGATTATGAAAATGGAGAATGGAAAAATCTTCGAATTGAACCTCTAGCGCCAATCGCTACACATCCAGCAACAATGGCCTTGCACTACGGTCAGGCGATTTTTGAAGGTATGAAAGCAACAATTGGAAAAGACGGGAAAGCAGTTATTTTCCGCCCAGAGCAAAATGCAAAACGTTTTAATTTAAGCGCGCAAAGAATTGGAATGCCTACGGTTTCAGAAGATTTATTTGTTCAAGCGTTGAAAGAATTTGTAGCGATCGAAAATGAATGGGTTCCTAAAGCTGAAGGATCTGCTTTGTATTTAAGACCATTTATGTATGCTGACGAGCATTTTATTGGAATGAGAGCAGCGACAAATTATAAATTTATAATTATTGCATCTCCTGCTGGAAAATACTTCAGCAAGCCAATTAAACTTTATGCTGAAACAAAATATGTTCGTGCCGTAAATGGTGGAACAGGAGAAGCGAAAGTTGCCGGAAATTATGCAGCAGCGATCTTGCCAACTGAACTAGCTAAGAAAAAAGGATATGACCAGGTTTTATGGTTAGATCCACATAATTTTGAATATGTTCAGGAAGCAGGAACAATGAATATCTTTTTCAAAATCGCAGGTAAATTTATCACTCCAGATCTTAACGGATCAATCTTAGCTGGAATCACTCGTTTAAGTTGTATCGAGCTTTTGAGAGACAAAGGTTATGAAGTTGAAGAAAGACCAATCAGTATTTCTGAAATTATGGAAGCTTCGGAAAATGGAACTTTAGAGGAAGCTTTTGGAGCAGGTACTGCGGTTGGAATTGCACTAGTTTCAGAAATTGGTTATAAAGACAAAACAATCAAATTTCCAGCAGAAAATCCAGTTGCAACGGATGTAAATAATACGATGAACGCAATTAAAATGGGAACTGCAGAAGATAAATTCGGTTGGATGGTTGCTGCAGAGTAA
- a CDS encoding type II toxin-antitoxin system RelE/ParE family toxin, which translates to MSYDVIITPDFRKFFKQLYKKYPSLKDDLSKLINKLENDYLIGTPLGNNLFKVRFAIESKNKGKSSGARVIYFYLSVDKEIYLIHIFDKSEIENVSKNSLLKILKNVGLLH; encoded by the coding sequence ATGAGTTATGATGTAATTATTACTCCCGATTTCAGGAAATTTTTCAAACAACTTTATAAAAAGTATCCATCTCTAAAAGATGACTTGTCTAAGCTCATAAATAAGCTTGAAAATGATTACTTGATTGGAACACCTTTGGGTAACAATCTTTTTAAGGTTAGATTTGCAATAGAAAGTAAGAATAAAGGAAAATCCTCTGGAGCTAGAGTCATTTATTTCTATCTTTCAGTAGATAAAGAAATTTATCTAATCCATATCTTCGATAAAAGCGAAATCGAAAATGTTTCTAAAAACTCTTTGCTGAAAATTTTAAAGAATGTTGGTTTATTGCACTAA
- a CDS encoding alpha-ketoacid dehydrogenase subunit alpha/beta, translating to MTKITKSVYEKAFATMATAKAMTELYEENFKIVSKYVHATSRGHEAIQIAVAMQLLPQDYAFPYYRDDAMMLGIGMQPYDLMLQLMAKKDDPFSGGRTYYCHPSLKDDDKPKIPHQSSATGMQAIPATGAAMGFWYREQTGIDDKSLSEKPLVVCSLGDASVTEGEVAEAFQMAALKQLPILYLIQDNGWDISANAAETRAQDAYQYSKGFHGLEAFTIDGANFEESYATVQKAIKIIREERRPVLLHAKVPLLNHHTSGVRMEWYRDDLEEAKTRDPYPVLINQLKAAGATDEEIDSIEAKAKKTVAKDYLKALDAEDPEPSDLFTNDFAPTPITEEKGERNPQRDEKVVMVDCALFAVEEIMREHPESLLYGQDVGGRLGGVFREAATLAQKFGDQRVFNTPIQEAFIVGSTVGMSAVGLKPIVEVQFADYIWPALNQLFTEVSRSCYLSNGKWPVSMVLRVPIGAYGSGGPYHSSSVESVLTNIRGIKIAYPSNGADLKGLLKAAYYDPNPVVILEHKGLYWSKVKGTDMARCNEPSEDYVLPFGKSNIVQEIWPSDTVETLTIITYGMGVHWALNASADMKESVEIIDLRTLAPLDEEGILTSVRKSKKCLVVTEEPTNNSFARSLAGMIQEKCFKYLDAPVMVIGSENMPAIPLNSILEQTMIPNVDKVRAKIEELMNY from the coding sequence ATGACCAAAATAACAAAATCCGTTTACGAAAAAGCATTTGCTACAATGGCTACAGCCAAAGCAATGACCGAATTGTATGAGGAGAATTTTAAAATAGTTTCCAAATATGTGCACGCCACATCTAGGGGACACGAGGCGATTCAGATCGCGGTTGCGATGCAATTATTACCACAAGATTATGCATTTCCGTATTATCGCGATGATGCAATGATGCTGGGAATCGGAATGCAACCGTACGATTTGATGCTGCAATTAATGGCGAAGAAAGACGATCCTTTTTCTGGAGGAAGAACTTATTATTGCCATCCAAGTTTAAAAGATGATGACAAGCCAAAAATTCCACATCAGTCCTCAGCAACTGGAATGCAGGCAATTCCTGCAACTGGAGCGGCGATGGGATTTTGGTATAGAGAGCAAACGGGAATTGATGATAAATCTTTATCTGAAAAGCCACTTGTGGTCTGTTCACTTGGAGACGCATCAGTTACCGAAGGAGAAGTTGCCGAAGCTTTCCAAATGGCTGCTTTAAAGCAATTGCCGATACTATATCTTATTCAAGATAACGGTTGGGATATTTCTGCAAATGCTGCCGAAACAAGAGCTCAAGATGCTTATCAATATAGCAAAGGTTTTCACGGATTAGAAGCGTTTACGATTGACGGAGCAAACTTTGAAGAAAGCTACGCGACTGTTCAGAAAGCGATAAAAATTATTCGTGAAGAGCGCAGACCAGTTTTGCTTCACGCAAAAGTGCCATTGCTAAATCACCATACTTCTGGAGTTCGAATGGAATGGTACCGCGATGATCTTGAAGAAGCAAAAACTAGAGATCCTTATCCCGTTTTGATCAATCAGCTTAAAGCTGCAGGAGCGACTGACGAAGAAATAGATTCGATCGAAGCAAAAGCAAAGAAAACAGTTGCAAAAGACTATTTGAAAGCATTAGATGCTGAAGATCCAGAACCTTCGGATCTGTTTACAAATGATTTTGCGCCAACGCCAATTACCGAAGAAAAAGGAGAACGCAATCCGCAGCGCGACGAGAAAGTTGTGATGGTTGATTGTGCACTCTTCGCGGTTGAAGAAATTATGCGCGAGCATCCCGAAAGTCTTTTGTACGGTCAGGATGTTGGAGGTAGACTTGGTGGAGTTTTCCGCGAAGCCGCTACTTTGGCACAGAAATTTGGAGATCAGAGAGTTTTTAATACACCAATCCAAGAAGCGTTTATCGTTGGTTCAACGGTTGGAATGTCTGCGGTTGGTTTAAAGCCAATTGTTGAGGTTCAGTTTGCCGATTATATCTGGCCAGCGCTGAATCAATTATTTACAGAAGTCAGCAGATCTTGCTATCTTTCTAATGGGAAGTGGCCAGTGAGTATGGTGCTTCGGGTGCCGATTGGAGCTTATGGTTCTGGTGGTCCGTATCATTCATCTTCTGTAGAAAGTGTGCTTACAAATATCCGAGGAATCAAGATTGCCTATCCAAGTAATGGTGCAGACTTGAAAGGATTGCTCAAAGCAGCCTATTACGACCCGAATCCCGTGGTTATCCTCGAACATAAGGGTCTTTATTGGTCTAAAGTAAAAGGAACGGATATGGCGCGTTGTAATGAGCCGAGTGAAGATTATGTTCTGCCTTTCGGCAAAAGTAATATAGTGCAAGAAATTTGGCCGAGCGATACAGTTGAAACGTTAACCATTATCACCTACGGAATGGGAGTTCATTGGGCTCTTAATGCTTCGGCTGATATGAAAGAATCGGTAGAAATTATAGATTTAAGAACTTTGGCACCACTTGACGAAGAAGGAATTTTGACTTCTGTTCGAAAAAGTAAAAAGTGTCTTGTCGTTACAGAAGAACCAACAAATAATAGTTTCGCAAGAAGTCTTGCCGGTATGATTCAAGAAAAATGTTTCAAATATCTTGATGCTCCAGTAATGGTAATTGGTTCTGAAAATATGCCAGCAATTCCTTTGAATAGCATTTTGGAACAAACAATGATTCCAAATGTTGATAAAGTAAGAGCAAAGATTGAAGAGTTGATGAATTATTAA